One part of the Candidatus Latescibacter sp. genome encodes these proteins:
- a CDS encoding cytochrome c biogenesis protein ResB: MPSSPTPDKSPGTLETLSSIQFGLVALTAITAVAVIGTIIPQGRPLEFYNEQYGTVMFTLIKIFRLDTTYTSPLFIGLLGLFGLNLILCTAKRFPALIKTTFRPDTSPGRAGISGMPIRFTLEKTSLEEIRDVFSHAGFFLKKVGDSGLFGEKRWLGYLGSSLVHLSILIMLTGGMVSLASGKRASLVLEKGEKKTAAALSDSSSLSLGFTVQLDSFTVAFYDKYPSRPKSYTSSVTVTPARGAPFKKDIRVNHPLMLQGLTVYQSSYGRSENSSAVSSASDTVRIEVRLKGAPEKMPPLASWDMTLGSENPVPGFGDSIRVRLSELHRDLQMGGPSGKANPAVKLDVIVHGGTAWSVYAFQNFPGMNMPMNPNANLTFSMLDMRTGGSPSVAESSFGYYTVLGVVRDRGLPLMGFGALLIMIGFFLSFYYRPQRLWVLEEEGRLYIGAQVKGDTEPFRNWIKHCIKNNAGNGSKTGERQ, translated from the coding sequence ATGCCTTCCAGCCCCACACCGGATAAATCGCCGGGCACGTTAGAAACCCTGAGTTCCATCCAGTTCGGGCTGGTGGCGCTTACAGCCATCACTGCGGTCGCAGTAATCGGCACAATCATCCCGCAGGGCCGTCCCCTTGAATTCTACAATGAACAGTACGGGACAGTCATGTTTACCCTGATTAAGATTTTCCGGTTGGACACTACCTATACCTCCCCCCTGTTCATCGGGCTTTTGGGGCTGTTCGGGCTGAATCTCATCCTCTGCACGGCGAAACGTTTTCCGGCTCTTATTAAAACCACATTTCGCCCTGATACTTCTCCCGGACGGGCGGGCATCTCCGGGATGCCAATCCGATTCACTCTGGAAAAAACCTCTCTCGAGGAGATCCGGGATGTATTTTCACATGCCGGGTTTTTCCTGAAAAAGGTCGGCGACTCGGGGCTTTTCGGCGAAAAGAGATGGCTCGGATATCTGGGTTCTTCCCTAGTTCACCTGAGCATCCTCATCATGCTCACAGGGGGAATGGTCAGCCTGGCCAGCGGAAAACGGGCGAGCCTCGTCCTGGAAAAAGGGGAAAAAAAGACGGCGGCCGCACTCTCCGACAGCAGCTCGCTTTCTCTCGGATTCACTGTCCAGCTTGACAGTTTTACCGTAGCGTTCTACGATAAATACCCCAGCCGTCCGAAATCATATACCAGTTCGGTTACAGTCACCCCGGCGCGCGGCGCCCCTTTCAAGAAAGATATCCGGGTTAATCATCCGCTCATGTTACAGGGGCTTACCGTCTATCAGTCGAGTTATGGCCGCTCGGAGAATTCTTCGGCAGTTTCTTCGGCCTCCGATACTGTGAGGATTGAGGTGCGCTTAAAAGGCGCCCCGGAAAAGATGCCTCCGCTCGCCTCTTGGGACATGACCCTTGGCAGCGAAAACCCGGTTCCCGGCTTTGGCGACAGCATCCGTGTACGGCTCTCAGAGTTACACCGTGATCTGCAGATGGGCGGGCCTTCCGGCAAGGCCAATCCGGCGGTGAAACTGGATGTAATCGTTCACGGAGGGACAGCCTGGAGTGTGTACGCATTCCAGAATTTTCCCGGAATGAACATGCCGATGAATCCGAATGCCAATCTCACCTTTTCAATGCTCGATATGCGCACCGGCGGATCTCCTTCGGTCGCAGAATCGTCCTTTGGGTATTATACCGTGCTGGGGGTAGTGCGGGACCGCGGGCTGCCGCTCATGGGATTCGGCGCTCTGCTCATCATGATCGGATTCTTCCTCTCCTTCTACTACAGGCCGCAGCGCCTGTGGGTTTTGGAAGAAGAAGGCAGGCTGTATATCGGGGCGCAGGTGAA
- a CDS encoding carboxypeptidase-like regulatory domain-containing protein: protein MKKFVLLPILLSAVIVIVCMSCSGKTVSVLDTSAANTSNSNAALSGRVVDKWGKGMQGITITVGEASTLTDSLGQYAVDKINTGSYTITPTKKGDFFLPVSRAISITPTPLPIKDFIGSTEDLGNTGHNGDRGYCAQCHSI from the coding sequence ATGAAAAAGTTTGTATTACTCCCGATTCTTTTAAGCGCAGTCATTGTTATAGTTTGTATGTCATGCAGCGGCAAAACCGTTTCCGTGCTTGATACCAGCGCTGCTAATACTAGTAATAGCAATGCCGCCCTTTCAGGCCGGGTAGTGGATAAATGGGGAAAGGGAATGCAGGGCATCACCATTACGGTTGGCGAAGCGTCAACGCTGACTGATTCTTTAGGACAATATGCTGTTGATAAAATTAATACTGGGTCATATACCATTACACCGACTAAGAAAGGTGACTTCTTTCTGCCCGTATCACGGGCGATATCGATTACTCCAACGCCTTTACCCATCAAAGATTTTATCGGTTCTACAGAAGATTTAGGAAATACCGGCCACAATGGAGACCGGGGTTACTGTGCACAATGTCATAGTATTTAA
- the hemA gene encoding glutamyl-tRNA reductase, with amino-acid sequence MSIHKGNLLLIGISHKTAPVEIREKFSFTGDALISVLSEIKRMSSIRECLVLSTCNRTEIYAVAGDSFRETRRNIENYILDISGIDKSFLRYFYCLNGTDVIEHLFQVICGFDSMIFGESQIFGQVKSAFSLACDNNCTGPIINRLFHQAFQVSKQVRTNCTFGSEGAISASSAAVALARKTYGSLQNRTVLLVGAGKIGRMCARLLIDSGIKKLYLANRTAERADALVEELSGEAIPFEKMDEMFGKVDIIITSASSSNPIITKSRLIECIGHRDGAILTLIDLGVPRNIDPEVASIGNIILYNIDNLKDVTGENYNGRNSEEIKAREIIKLKVDEYDTWLQEREILPEIRTLREKCENIRTEELGKIKNKVNAEIYDAVDLVTRRIVRKILHNPTVTLRASESGETRKRLVESLNALFSETYERSNRKLFHENSIKLGA; translated from the coding sequence ATGAGCATACATAAAGGCAATTTGTTACTTATCGGGATATCACATAAGACTGCGCCTGTTGAAATTCGGGAAAAATTTTCATTCACCGGCGATGCTCTCATCTCTGTATTATCTGAGATCAAGAGAATGAGCAGTATCCGTGAATGCCTCGTTCTTTCAACCTGCAATCGTACGGAGATCTACGCTGTTGCCGGTGATTCGTTCCGGGAAACTCGAAGAAACATTGAAAACTATATTTTGGATATATCCGGAATAGACAAAAGTTTCCTCAGGTATTTTTATTGCCTGAATGGAACAGATGTGATCGAACATCTTTTCCAGGTCATATGTGGATTCGACTCCATGATTTTCGGTGAGTCTCAGATATTCGGGCAGGTGAAATCCGCTTTCTCACTTGCATGCGATAATAATTGCACCGGTCCTATTATCAACCGTCTGTTTCATCAGGCATTTCAGGTAAGTAAACAGGTTAGAACCAATTGTACTTTTGGAAGCGAGGGGGCAATTTCCGCCAGTTCGGCTGCTGTAGCGCTGGCCCGGAAAACCTATGGTTCTCTTCAAAATCGGACTGTTCTCCTGGTAGGCGCCGGCAAAATAGGCAGGATGTGCGCGAGGCTGTTGATAGATTCCGGTATTAAAAAGCTCTATCTGGCCAACAGAACCGCAGAACGTGCAGATGCCCTGGTGGAAGAACTGTCCGGAGAAGCTATACCATTTGAAAAAATGGATGAGATGTTCGGGAAAGTCGATATCATCATCACTTCTGCATCCTCTTCAAATCCCATAATTACCAAGAGCCGTCTGATAGAGTGCATCGGACACCGGGATGGCGCCATCCTTACCCTTATCGACCTCGGAGTTCCGAGGAATATAGATCCTGAAGTTGCCTCCATCGGAAACATCATTCTCTATAATATCGATAATTTGAAAGATGTTACCGGGGAAAATTACAACGGGAGAAATAGTGAAGAGATAAAAGCGCGAGAAATAATAAAACTCAAGGTTGATGAGTATGACACATGGCTCCAAGAACGGGAAATACTCCCTGAAATACGTACGCTCCGGGAAAAATGTGAAAATATTCGTACTGAAGAGCTTGGAAAGATAAAAAACAAAGTAAACGCTGAAATTTATGATGCAGTTGATCTGGTAACCCGGCGAATAGTCAGAAAGATACTCCATAATCCAACGGTCACGCTCAGGGCTTCCGAGTCCGGGGAGACAAGAAAACGTCTTGTTGAGTCTCTCAATGCGCTTTTTTCAGAGACTTATGAACGTTCCAACAGGAAGTTATTTCATGAAAATTCAATAAAATTAGGCGCGTAA